Below is a genomic region from Pseudazoarcus pumilus.
CGGTATTCATCTCCCTCGTCGAGCTCGTCGTGGGAGAGCACGCGCCAGTTGCGCACGCGCGTCATGGTGCGCATCGCCGCTTCGAGCGTGTCGTAGGAACGATGCAGGGCTCCGATCGACAGGCGGTAGCTGCGCGTGATCGGGTGATAGGACAGGCGGAACTGCAGGCTGCGTGTGGCAACGGTGCGATCGAACCACCAGCGACGCGGTTGCTCGATGACCAGTTCCACATTGAAGTACAGGGATACGCCACGCATGATGGTGTCGATCAGACGGGGCGCGAGCGGAACACGGAAGTCGGCGTTGACTACGTAACCGTCCTCGGTGGAGATGATCGCGGCCGAACGTACGGCCGCGTCGTCGGACAGGGACGGGGCCGCGCACAGCAACAAGGGCAGGCACAGGAGCGCAACGAGCAGGCGACGCCTAGCCCCGCTTGCGCAGGGCCGCGTAGTAGAAGCCGTCATGCTCGGCATCCGGCAACAGTTGAACTTCCTTCCGGCCATGCAGCGACAGCCTCCGGGCATCGTCGTGGCGCGCGCAAAACGCGTGCAGCTGAGCTCCGTTCTCCTCGTCGAAGACCGAGCAAGTTGCATACAGCATTGTGCCACCCGGTGCGAGGGTCTGCCAAAGCGCATCCAGCAACCGTGCCTGGTTCGCCGCGAAGGCCGCGATGTCGCGCTCTCGGCGATGCCACTTGATGTCCGGGTGGCGGCGGACCACGCCCGATGCACTGCACGGAACATCCGCCAGGATGCGGTCGAATCGGCGCCCATCCCACCACTGGTCGAGGCTGGCGGCGTCGGCAACGCGAGTCTGCGCGCTCAAGCCCAGTCGCTCGAGGGTGTCGCGCACTCGTTGCAGTCGCACGGGCTCG
It encodes:
- a CDS encoding DUF4390 domain-containing protein — its product is MTASTTRPCASGARRRLLVALLCLPLLLCAAPSLSDDAAVRSAAIISTEDGYVVNADFRVPLAPRLIDTIMRGVSLYFNVELVIEQPRRWWFDRTVATRSLQFRLSYHPITRSYRLSIGALHRSYDTLEAAMRTMTRVRNWRVLSHDELDEGDEYRASLRFIHDVGMLPKPLVISATADREWAITTDWVRWNFSAEAAP